One Candidatus Binatia bacterium DNA window includes the following coding sequences:
- the purF gene encoding amidophosphoribosyltransferase, producing MSPDKFREECGIVGVYGHPEAANLVYLGLYALQHRGQEAAGIVSSDGKALISHRGLGLVADVFNEQIIRRLVGSSAIGHNRYSTAGKTILKNTQPLVVEYAHGGLAVAHNGNLVNAIELREELERRGSIFQSSVDSEVIIHLIASTPGANLVERVATALSQVRGAYSLLFLTERELLAARDPYGFRPLVLGKIGDAVVLASETCALDLIGAEYVREIDPGEILLVDRSGLRSFRPFPPVRRRQCIFEYVYFARPDSVVFGRNVYEVRKALGRQLARERPVEADVVVPVPDSGVPAALGYAQESGIPFELGLIRNHYVGRTFIEPRQSIRHFGVRVKLNAQPDVLSGKRVVVVDDSIVRGTTCQKLVTMLRGAGAKEVHMRVSSPPTIGPCYYGIDTPSREELIASTHSIEEIRRFIGADSLGYLSEEGLYAFLDPGNRQEGFCAACFTGDYPVAFTDRGRVRQLVLFEANDGERN from the coding sequence ATGAGCCCCGACAAATTTCGCGAAGAGTGCGGGATCGTCGGGGTCTACGGCCACCCCGAGGCCGCCAACCTCGTCTATCTCGGCCTCTACGCCCTGCAGCATCGGGGACAGGAAGCCGCCGGAATCGTCTCCTCGGACGGAAAGGCCCTGATCTCCCACCGGGGTCTCGGACTCGTGGCCGACGTGTTCAACGAGCAGATCATCCGCCGACTGGTGGGCTCGAGCGCCATCGGCCACAACCGGTACTCGACCGCGGGCAAGACCATTCTCAAGAACACCCAGCCTCTGGTGGTCGAGTATGCCCACGGGGGTCTCGCCGTCGCTCACAACGGAAACCTGGTCAACGCGATCGAGCTGCGAGAGGAGCTCGAACGCCGGGGCTCGATCTTCCAGTCTTCCGTCGACTCGGAGGTCATCATCCACCTGATCGCTTCGACACCGGGAGCGAACCTGGTGGAACGGGTGGCGACCGCGCTCTCGCAGGTCCGGGGTGCCTACTCGCTCCTCTTTCTGACGGAGCGGGAACTCCTCGCGGCCCGCGACCCCTACGGTTTCCGCCCGCTCGTCCTCGGGAAAATCGGGGACGCCGTCGTCCTGGCCTCGGAGACCTGCGCCCTCGACCTGATCGGGGCGGAATACGTGCGCGAGATCGACCCCGGCGAGATCCTCCTCGTCGACCGCTCGGGCCTCCGCTCTTTCCGTCCGTTTCCTCCCGTCCGGCGGAGGCAGTGCATTTTCGAGTACGTGTACTTCGCACGCCCGGACAGCGTCGTGTTCGGCCGCAACGTGTACGAGGTGAGAAAGGCTCTCGGGCGACAGCTCGCCCGAGAACGACCCGTGGAGGCGGACGTGGTCGTTCCCGTGCCCGATTCGGGCGTTCCCGCGGCTCTCGGCTACGCCCAGGAGTCCGGCATCCCGTTCGAACTCGGGCTCATCCGAAACCACTACGTCGGCCGCACGTTCATCGAACCGCGGCAGTCCATCCGCCACTTCGGGGTCCGGGTGAAGCTCAACGCTCAACCGGACGTCCTCTCGGGCAAGCGGGTCGTGGTGGTCGACGATTCCATCGTGCGGGGAACGACCTGCCAGAAACTCGTCACCATGCTCCGCGGAGCCGGAGCCAAGGAGGTGCACATGCGGGTGAGCTCGCCTCCGACGATCGGCCCCTGTTACTACGGCATCGACACGCCGAGCAGGGAAGAGCTCATCGCTTCCACGCACTCCATCGAGGAAATCCGGCGCTTCATCGGGGCCGACAGCCTGGGGTACCTGAGCGAAGAAGGGCTCTACGCGTTCCTCGACCCGGGAAACCGGCAGGAAGGGTTCTGCGCCGCCTGCTTTACCGGCGACTACCCCGTGGCCTTCACGGACCGTGGGCGGGTACGCCAGCTCGTCCTCTTCGAGGCGAACGACGGCGAAAGGAACTGA
- the rnd gene encoding ribonuclease D has product MELFVDDARGLEELARRLRREPAIGLDTEFVGERTYTPVLELVQVSTREGTAVVDCRAVGDPGPLFEVLHDPKIEKVLHAGQQDLEILYRLSGKVPAPVFDTQIAAAMVGLGYQPGYASLVERLLHTRLEKTETLTDWSRRPLSPAQLAYAHADVRYLLPLREKLLAELRELGREEWVREEFDALVDRSLQALPPAGEAYLRVRGRGGLRKRNLAILRELAAWREEEARRTNKPRQAILSDEILVEIARRAPEKPESLGQFRPSLSRSLRRYAKPVLEAVRRGARLPAEEWPAVSEPGEIRVPGVLEVLQATLRLCASEARVAPALVATTADLRKFLECFGSEASADVPLLRGWRYDVAGRKLRRLLEGKAALRIDPKTLRLRIEE; this is encoded by the coding sequence GTGGAGCTTTTCGTCGACGACGCCCGCGGGCTCGAAGAGCTGGCCCGGCGGCTGCGACGCGAGCCGGCGATCGGCCTCGATACCGAGTTCGTCGGAGAACGAACCTACACGCCCGTGCTCGAGCTCGTGCAGGTCTCGACGCGCGAGGGCACGGCGGTCGTCGACTGTCGAGCCGTGGGAGATCCCGGCCCGCTTTTCGAGGTGCTGCACGATCCGAAGATCGAGAAGGTCCTGCACGCGGGGCAGCAGGACCTCGAGATCCTCTACCGGCTTTCGGGGAAAGTCCCCGCTCCCGTCTTCGACACCCAGATCGCGGCCGCGATGGTGGGCCTCGGTTACCAGCCGGGTTACGCTTCCCTGGTCGAGCGGTTGCTTCACACGCGGCTGGAGAAAACCGAAACCCTGACGGACTGGTCCCGCAGGCCTCTTTCGCCGGCGCAGCTCGCTTACGCTCACGCGGACGTGCGTTACCTTCTGCCGCTCAGGGAGAAACTTCTCGCGGAGCTCCGCGAGCTCGGCAGGGAAGAGTGGGTCCGCGAAGAGTTCGACGCTCTCGTCGATCGTTCGCTCCAGGCGCTGCCGCCGGCCGGGGAAGCGTACCTCCGGGTGCGAGGCCGCGGCGGGCTCAGGAAGCGGAACCTGGCGATTCTCCGCGAGCTCGCCGCGTGGCGCGAGGAGGAAGCCAGGAGGACGAACAAGCCGAGGCAGGCGATCCTGAGCGACGAAATCCTCGTGGAGATAGCCCGCCGGGCTCCGGAGAAGCCGGAGTCGCTCGGGCAATTCCGTCCTTCCCTCTCGCGGAGTCTTCGGCGCTACGCCAAGCCCGTCCTCGAGGCCGTCCGCCGGGGCGCGAGGCTTCCGGCCGAGGAGTGGCCCGCGGTCTCGGAGCCCGGCGAGATCCGCGTCCCGGGCGTGCTCGAGGTGCTGCAGGCGACGCTGCGGCTCTGCGCCTCGGAGGCGCGTGTCGCCCCGGCTCTGGTCGCCACGACGGCGGATCTCCGGAAGTTCCTCGAGTGCTTCGGGTCGGAGGCTTCGGCCGACGTCCCGCTGCTGCGCGGGTGGCGCTACGACGTGGCGGGCCGCAAGCTGCGGCGTCTCCTCGAAGGCAAAGCCGCGCTGCGGATCGATCCCAAGACGCTCCGTCTCCGGATCGAGGAGTGA
- a CDS encoding hydrolase codes for MASHERVLDRDASVLVVVDVQEAYRGKTLRHDRMERGVRILVEAARTLGIPVLATEQYPKGLGPLVPEIRRALPEGTEPIAKLSLSCCGEPRFVEELRKTGRKQVVVCGIEAHACVNQTVHDLLARGYAVHVPCDAISSRFEHDLRAGWEKMLGSGAVPSSVEMACFEWLRRAGTPEFKAIQALVR; via the coding sequence ATGGCGAGCCACGAACGGGTTCTCGACCGCGACGCGAGCGTCCTGGTCGTGGTCGACGTACAGGAGGCGTACCGGGGCAAGACACTGCGGCACGACCGGATGGAAAGGGGAGTGCGTATCCTCGTCGAGGCCGCCAGAACGCTCGGCATCCCCGTGCTCGCCACCGAGCAGTACCCGAAGGGTCTGGGGCCTCTCGTTCCCGAGATTCGCCGCGCCCTGCCCGAGGGCACGGAGCCCATCGCCAAGCTCTCCCTGAGCTGCTGTGGCGAGCCCCGGTTCGTCGAGGAGCTCCGCAAAACGGGCCGCAAGCAGGTGGTGGTCTGCGGCATCGAGGCGCACGCCTGCGTCAACCAGACCGTGCACGACCTGCTCGCTCGGGGTTACGCCGTGCACGTACCCTGCGACGCCATTTCCTCCCGTTTCGAGCACGACCTCCGGGCGGGATGGGAAAAGATGCTCGGGTCCGGAGCCGTGCCGAGCTCGGTCGAGATGGCGTGCTTCGAGTGGCTCCGGAGGGCCGGCACGCCCGAGTTCAAGGCCATCCAGGCATTGGTACGCTGA
- a CDS encoding acyl-CoA dehydrogenase, producing the protein MERTSLDRFREELRRWLEANIPDDLRPERAALLPENERVVRLRAWQKKLAEARWVGITWPPEYGGRGASIAEQIVYTQEMARADAPEIIGSLGIGILGPPLLAYGTEEQKRRFARRILTAEDLWCFGFSEPSAGSDLASLRTRAVLEGDVFVVSGHKIWTTLAHHADWCMLLCRTDPESHRKEGISCLLVDMRSPGITVRPLRQMSGEAEFNEIFFDEVRVPRENLLGELHKGWKVATSALQNERGILYVVEMQILLAKTRNRLLELARERGKAGDLVVRQALADLYTGVETFRNTCQRILNRLLRMEMPGPEASIVKLHWSELTQAMARTAMELLGTEGLLYRTPEPGGERPAPEQWVQRAFLNSPAATIASGTSEILRGIIAMQVLGLPRGS; encoded by the coding sequence GTGGAAAGAACGTCCCTCGATCGATTCCGGGAGGAATTGCGGCGGTGGCTCGAGGCCAACATCCCCGACGACCTGCGTCCGGAGCGGGCCGCCCTGCTCCCCGAAAACGAACGGGTGGTGCGGTTGCGGGCCTGGCAAAAAAAACTCGCCGAGGCCCGCTGGGTCGGAATCACCTGGCCGCCCGAGTACGGAGGGCGCGGAGCTTCGATCGCGGAGCAGATCGTCTACACGCAGGAAATGGCGCGTGCCGACGCGCCCGAAATCATCGGAAGTCTCGGCATCGGCATCCTGGGCCCGCCGCTGCTGGCCTACGGCACGGAGGAACAGAAGCGCCGGTTCGCCCGCCGGATCCTGACGGCCGAGGATCTCTGGTGCTTCGGTTTTTCCGAACCCTCGGCCGGATCGGACCTGGCATCGCTGCGTACGCGAGCGGTCCTGGAAGGCGACGTCTTCGTGGTCTCCGGACACAAGATCTGGACCACGCTCGCCCACCACGCCGACTGGTGCATGCTCCTCTGTCGAACGGACCCCGAGTCGCACCGCAAAGAAGGGATTTCCTGTCTCCTCGTCGACATGCGGAGCCCCGGCATCACGGTACGCCCGCTCCGGCAAATGAGCGGCGAGGCGGAGTTCAACGAAATCTTTTTCGACGAGGTTCGGGTGCCCCGGGAAAATCTTCTCGGCGAGCTGCACAAGGGCTGGAAAGTCGCGACCTCGGCCCTGCAGAACGAACGGGGCATCCTGTACGTGGTCGAGATGCAGATCCTGCTCGCCAAGACACGGAACCGGCTCCTCGAGCTCGCCAGGGAACGCGGGAAGGCGGGAGACCTCGTCGTTCGGCAAGCGCTGGCCGACCTGTACACCGGAGTGGAGACGTTCCGCAACACGTGCCAGAGGATCCTGAACCGGCTCCTGAGGATGGAGATGCCCGGACCCGAAGCGTCGATCGTCAAGCTCCACTGGTCGGAGTTGACGCAGGCGATGGCACGAACGGCCATGGAGCTCCTGGGAACCGAGGGGCTTCTCTACCGCACGCCGGAGCCCGGCGGCGAGCGGCCGGCACCCGAGCAGTGGGTGCAGCGGGCGTTTCTCAATTCCCCCGCTGCCACCATAGCCTCGGGCACGTCGGAAATTCTGCGGGGGATCATCGCCATGCAGGTACTCGGGCTGCCGAGAGGGAGCTAG
- the fadB gene encoding 3-hydroxyacyl-CoA dehydrogenase produces MELRKVAILGANGTMGAGSAEVFAAGGCEVFLLARSRDRALEGVRVAQNLAKSERIADRMQVGSYDEDFEKAVGSADLVFEALAEDLQLKSLFFERVDACRRPDSVVATVSSGLSIARMASGRSESFQRHFLGIHLFNPPNVIVGTEVIPHGGTDPELVRELVPLLERRFGRKVVVCRDKPAFCGNRVGFKVLNEVAQLAGRHGVAFLDYLIGPHTGRAMPPLATVDLVGWDVHKAIVDNVYELVRDEAHEAFRLPDYMARLVDEGRLGNKTPDRGGFYKRVQKDGRRVELCLDPSTGEYHEPRVEKIPFVERMKELHHVGKYRDAWREFASATGPEAELAHRVVLGYVSYALHRVGPDEVVDHARDVDRIMAFGFNWAPPTVLVDLLGLRETWNLLDRYGLPVPPLLREARPGERLYQERSGNIGRFFAG; encoded by the coding sequence ATGGAACTTCGCAAGGTGGCCATCCTCGGGGCCAACGGAACCATGGGGGCCGGGAGCGCGGAAGTTTTCGCCGCGGGTGGCTGCGAAGTCTTCCTGCTCGCCCGCTCGCGGGATCGTGCCCTCGAAGGGGTGCGGGTCGCGCAGAACCTGGCGAAGTCCGAGAGGATCGCCGACCGCATGCAGGTGGGGAGCTACGACGAGGACTTCGAGAAGGCCGTGGGCTCGGCGGACCTCGTCTTCGAGGCTCTGGCGGAGGACCTGCAGTTGAAAAGTCTCTTCTTCGAGAGGGTGGACGCCTGTCGGAGGCCCGATTCGGTCGTGGCGACGGTGTCGTCGGGACTTTCCATCGCTCGCATGGCGAGCGGCCGTAGCGAAAGCTTCCAGAGACACTTTCTCGGCATTCACCTCTTCAACCCGCCGAACGTCATCGTCGGAACGGAAGTGATCCCCCACGGCGGAACGGATCCCGAGCTCGTGCGCGAACTCGTCCCCCTGCTCGAGCGCCGGTTCGGCCGGAAAGTCGTCGTCTGCCGAGACAAGCCGGCCTTTTGCGGGAACCGGGTCGGTTTCAAGGTCCTCAACGAGGTGGCCCAGCTCGCCGGCCGCCACGGCGTCGCCTTCCTCGACTACCTGATCGGACCCCACACGGGCAGGGCGATGCCGCCGCTCGCCACGGTGGACCTCGTCGGGTGGGACGTCCACAAGGCGATCGTGGACAACGTCTACGAGCTCGTACGGGACGAAGCCCACGAGGCCTTCCGGCTTCCCGACTACATGGCGCGGCTCGTCGACGAGGGGCGGCTCGGCAACAAGACGCCGGACCGGGGCGGCTTCTACAAGCGCGTCCAGAAGGACGGGCGCCGCGTCGAACTCTGTCTGGACCCGTCCACGGGCGAGTACCACGAGCCGCGGGTCGAAAAAATCCCCTTCGTCGAACGCATGAAAGAGCTGCACCACGTCGGAAAATACCGCGACGCCTGGCGGGAGTTCGCCTCGGCGACGGGTCCCGAGGCGGAACTCGCGCACCGGGTCGTTCTCGGTTACGTGAGCTATGCTCTCCACCGCGTCGGACCCGACGAGGTCGTGGACCACGCTCGGGACGTGGACCGGATCATGGCGTTCGGATTCAACTGGGCCCCTCCCACGGTCCTCGTGGACCTCCTCGGCCTCCGGGAGACCTGGAATTTGCTCGATCGCTACGGCCTGCCCGTCCCGCCCCTGCTCCGCGAGGCCCGTCCGGGAGAGAGGCTCTACCAGGAGAGGAGCGGGAACATCGGCCGGTTTTTCGCCGGCTGA
- a CDS encoding acetyl-CoA acetyltransferase, translating to MARPVYVLGGYQTDFARNWKKENKHIVAMIREAVEEGLAATGLEPGDIQVGHVGNFAAELYTMQGHLGAFLVDVDPAFSGLPTARHEAACASGSIAILAASAEIEAGRYDCSLVVGVEQMKTVDPARGGDFLGTAAWYEREAKGIEFPFPKLFGRLGDEYDRRYGLKDEHLARISAVNYSNAKRNPNAQTRTWYMTEDHARCVGKFNTVIGGRIKVSDCSQVTDGAVSLFLASERFAAEYAKRRGLALEKIPRILGWGHRTAPIEFSAKIEESKNNPYVLPHTRQAILDAFRRAGLPDVWAVDAIETHDCFTTSEYMAIDHFGITAPGESWKAIEDGTIELGGKMPINPSGGLIGCGHPVGATGVRQVLDAYLQVTGQAGEYQVEGARRVATLNIGGSGTTSVSFVVGF from the coding sequence ATGGCGAGACCGGTTTACGTCCTCGGGGGGTACCAGACGGACTTTGCACGCAACTGGAAAAAGGAAAACAAGCACATCGTCGCGATGATCCGCGAAGCGGTCGAGGAGGGACTCGCGGCCACGGGCCTCGAACCCGGGGACATCCAGGTGGGCCACGTCGGCAACTTCGCGGCCGAACTCTACACGATGCAGGGGCACCTCGGCGCGTTTCTGGTCGACGTGGATCCGGCCTTCTCCGGCCTCCCGACGGCGCGCCACGAGGCGGCTTGCGCCTCGGGTAGCATCGCCATCCTCGCGGCCTCGGCGGAGATCGAAGCGGGCCGGTACGACTGCTCGCTCGTCGTGGGCGTCGAGCAGATGAAGACGGTCGATCCCGCCCGGGGCGGCGATTTTCTCGGAACCGCCGCCTGGTACGAACGCGAAGCGAAAGGGATCGAGTTCCCGTTCCCGAAGCTCTTCGGCCGACTCGGCGACGAGTACGACCGGCGCTACGGCCTCAAGGACGAGCACCTGGCCCGCATCTCCGCCGTCAACTACTCCAACGCCAAGCGCAACCCGAACGCCCAGACCCGCACCTGGTACATGACCGAGGACCACGCACGCTGCGTCGGCAAGTTCAACACCGTGATCGGCGGCCGCATCAAGGTTTCCGACTGCTCGCAGGTGACCGACGGTGCCGTCTCCCTTTTCCTCGCCTCGGAACGGTTCGCCGCCGAGTACGCGAAGCGCCGGGGGCTCGCGCTCGAGAAGATCCCGCGGATCCTGGGCTGGGGGCACAGGACGGCGCCGATCGAGTTCTCGGCCAAGATCGAGGAAAGCAAGAACAACCCGTACGTCCTGCCGCACACACGGCAAGCCATCCTCGACGCTTTCCGCCGTGCGGGCCTACCGGACGTGTGGGCGGTCGACGCCATCGAGACGCACGACTGCTTCACGACCTCCGAGTACATGGCCATCGACCACTTCGGCATCACGGCACCGGGCGAATCCTGGAAGGCCATCGAGGACGGCACGATCGAGCTCGGCGGCAAGATGCCGATCAACCCGAGTGGCGGTCTGATCGGATGCGGCCACCCGGTCGGCGCGACGGGCGTGCGGCAGGTCCTCGACGCCTACCTCCAGGTCACCGGGCAAGCCGGGGAGTACCAGGTCGAGGGTGCGCGTCGCGTGGCCACGCTCAACATCGGGGGGAGCGGGACGACCAGCGTTTCTTTCGTCGTCGGCTTCTAG
- a CDS encoding malate dehydrogenase, which translates to MDELDRASLELHRQLHGKLAVASKVPLRTRYDLAIAYTPGVAQVCLEIARDPRSVHTLTIKRNTVAVVSDGSAILGIGNLGAAAAIPVMEGKAVLFKEFADIDAFPICLDTQDPKEIVSVVRSIAPVFGGINLEDISAPRCFEIERDLQEIGIPVFHDDQHGTAIVVLAALLNALRVTGKDLRRCRIVFNGSGASALACAKLILSCGEAGHLPPVGDLVLCDSKGIVHRGRDDLNPYKRELAEKTNVEQRQGSLATALEGADVFIGLSQANLVTPAMIQNMNPDPIVFAMANPVPEIMPEAALAAGAAVVGTGRSDFPNQINNVLAFPGVFRGALDAGATVVNDEMKLEAARALADYVLEPTPERVLPDPLDREVARHVGRAVARAARASGVCRIG; encoded by the coding sequence ATGGACGAACTCGACCGCGCCTCGCTCGAACTACACCGCCAGCTCCACGGAAAGCTGGCCGTGGCGAGCAAGGTGCCCCTGCGCACACGTTACGACCTCGCCATCGCGTACACCCCGGGAGTGGCGCAGGTCTGTCTCGAGATCGCACGCGACCCCCGGTCGGTCCACACGCTCACGATCAAGCGGAACACGGTGGCCGTCGTCTCGGACGGTTCGGCCATCCTGGGCATCGGCAACCTCGGTGCCGCAGCGGCGATCCCGGTCATGGAGGGAAAGGCCGTCCTCTTCAAGGAATTCGCGGACATCGACGCCTTCCCGATCTGTCTCGACACGCAGGACCCGAAAGAGATCGTCTCGGTGGTCCGCTCCATCGCCCCGGTTTTCGGCGGCATCAACCTCGAGGACATCTCCGCTCCCCGCTGCTTCGAAATCGAGCGCGACCTCCAGGAAATCGGAATCCCGGTCTTCCACGACGACCAGCACGGGACGGCCATCGTCGTCCTCGCGGCCCTGCTCAACGCGCTGCGCGTCACGGGAAAGGACCTCCGGCGGTGCCGCATCGTCTTCAACGGTAGCGGAGCGTCGGCGCTGGCCTGCGCCAAGCTCATCCTCTCGTGCGGGGAGGCCGGGCATCTGCCGCCGGTCGGAGATCTCGTCCTCTGCGACTCGAAGGGTATCGTCCACCGGGGGCGGGACGACCTGAACCCCTACAAACGCGAGCTCGCGGAAAAAACGAACGTCGAGCAGAGGCAGGGTTCGCTCGCGACCGCACTCGAGGGAGCCGACGTGTTCATCGGCCTCTCGCAGGCCAACCTCGTCACGCCCGCGATGATCCAGAACATGAATCCCGACCCCATCGTGTTCGCCATGGCGAACCCGGTCCCGGAAATCATGCCGGAAGCGGCGCTCGCAGCCGGGGCGGCCGTGGTGGGCACCGGTCGCAGCGACTTTCCGAACCAGATCAACAACGTCCTCGCCTTCCCCGGCGTCTTCCGTGGTGCGCTCGACGCGGGTGCCACGGTCGTCAACGACGAGATGAAGCTCGAGGCGGCGCGAGCGCTCGCCGACTACGTCCTCGAACCGACGCCGGAGCGGGTCCTTCCGGATCCTCTGGACCGGGAGGTCGCCCGACACGTGGGGCGGGCCGTGGCGCGAGCCGCCCGCGCAAGCGGCGTATGCCGGATCGGCTGA
- a CDS encoding succinate-semialdehyde dehydrogenase, translating into MQAAVLYNFNEPLRVEDVELQEPREGEVRVRMAASGVCHSDLSIQRGILPMPPPVIIGHEGAGVVEAVGPGVHSVKEGDHVILTWLYSCGRCRDCGRGRPHLCEKAAMAIVQGGSYDGTTRFRVKGQDMRHWVGTFATHTIVPEEAVVPIRKDVPLTSACLVGCGVMTGVGAALNTAKIEPGDHVAVFGCGGVGLNVIQGAALCGAERIVAVDLVEKKLRMAQEFGATHTVNAKEKDPVEQVKALTDGKGAEYVFEVIGNASVIQTAFQCVRRGGKLVLVGVPPFTDQISFPAVSFPLEEKAVLGSYYGSPRFRYDMPRILDLYMAGKLKLDELVSRKLPLRDINVAFDIMEKGEVARSVIVYE; encoded by the coding sequence ATGCAAGCAGCCGTGCTCTACAACTTCAACGAGCCGCTCCGGGTGGAAGACGTCGAACTCCAGGAGCCGCGCGAAGGCGAGGTTCGCGTCCGGATGGCGGCCAGCGGTGTCTGCCACAGCGACCTCAGCATCCAGCGGGGGATTCTTCCCATGCCGCCGCCCGTGATCATCGGGCACGAGGGTGCCGGCGTGGTGGAAGCCGTCGGTCCCGGCGTCCACTCCGTCAAGGAAGGCGACCACGTGATCCTCACCTGGCTCTACAGTTGCGGCCGTTGCCGGGACTGCGGGCGGGGCCGCCCGCACCTCTGCGAGAAGGCGGCCATGGCCATCGTGCAGGGAGGGTCGTACGACGGAACCACGAGGTTCCGGGTGAAGGGGCAGGACATGCGACACTGGGTGGGTACGTTCGCGACCCACACGATCGTCCCGGAGGAGGCGGTGGTTCCCATTCGCAAGGACGTACCGCTCACGAGCGCCTGCCTGGTGGGATGCGGCGTCATGACGGGCGTGGGGGCGGCTCTCAACACGGCCAAGATCGAGCCCGGGGATCACGTCGCCGTGTTCGGCTGCGGAGGCGTGGGGCTCAACGTCATCCAGGGGGCCGCTCTCTGCGGTGCCGAGCGCATCGTCGCGGTCGATCTCGTCGAGAAGAAACTCCGCATGGCGCAGGAATTCGGCGCGACGCACACGGTGAACGCGAAGGAAAAGGACCCGGTCGAGCAGGTCAAGGCTCTCACGGACGGGAAAGGCGCGGAGTACGTCTTCGAGGTCATCGGGAACGCGAGCGTCATCCAGACGGCTTTCCAGTGCGTGCGCCGGGGCGGGAAGCTCGTGCTCGTCGGCGTGCCTCCGTTCACCGACCAGATCAGCTTTCCGGCGGTGTCCTTTCCGCTCGAAGAGAAGGCCGTCCTGGGTTCGTACTACGGTTCGCCTCGATTCCGTTACGACATGCCGCGCATTCTCGACCTCTACATGGCGGGCAAGCTCAAGCTCGACGAGCTGGTGAGCCGGAAACTGCCGCTGCGGGACATCAACGTGGCGTTCGACATCATGGAAAAGGGAGAGGTCGCTCGTAGCGTGATCGTGTACGAGTGA
- a CDS encoding 3-ketoacyl-ACP reductase encodes MKLSGRTALVTGGARRLGREIVLGLAREGADVALSYLRSESEARETETLVRSLGRRSLSLRCDVRDPDEVGDLVARVWRELGALDILVVNAAVFRRTPIESTTEEDWREQFEVNAAGAFRCAREVGLRMRERGGAIVFLADVAGLRPWRDFVPYSASKAAVISLTRGLALALAPNVRVNAVAPGPILPAENLSDDDFRKAAEATLLRRAGTPRDIAEAVSFLAAAPYVTGVVLPVDGGRHLR; translated from the coding sequence ATGAAACTGTCCGGACGAACCGCGCTGGTCACCGGAGGCGCGCGTCGACTCGGGCGCGAGATCGTTCTCGGCCTCGCCCGGGAGGGTGCCGATGTCGCGTTGAGCTACCTTCGGTCCGAATCCGAGGCGAGGGAAACGGAAACGCTCGTGCGCTCGCTCGGTCGGCGTTCCCTCTCGCTGCGCTGCGACGTGCGCGACCCGGACGAGGTGGGCGATCTCGTCGCTCGCGTATGGCGAGAACTCGGGGCTCTCGACATCCTCGTCGTGAACGCCGCCGTCTTCCGCCGCACGCCCATCGAGAGCACGACCGAGGAAGATTGGAGAGAACAGTTCGAGGTCAACGCCGCGGGAGCGTTTCGATGTGCGCGAGAGGTCGGACTGCGAATGCGAGAGCGGGGCGGCGCCATCGTGTTTCTGGCCGACGTGGCGGGCCTGCGGCCCTGGCGTGACTTCGTCCCCTACTCCGCGAGCAAGGCCGCCGTGATCTCGCTCACGAGGGGCCTCGCCCTGGCCCTGGCCCCGAACGTCCGGGTCAACGCGGTCGCTCCGGGGCCCATCCTCCCGGCCGAGAATCTTTCCGACGACGACTTCCGGAAGGCGGCCGAGGCCACGCTGCTCCGGCGGGCGGGAACCCCACGAGACATCGCCGAAGCGGTCTCTTTTCTCGCCGCTGCACCCTACGTCACCGGAGTCGTTCTTCCCGTCGATGGGGGGCGTCACCTTCGCTGA
- the trmB gene encoding tRNA (guanine-N(7)-)-methyltransferase has product MGGVTFAENELWHAVFGNSNPVEVEIGPERGTFLLAAAAARPDRNYVGIERSASRVRRIESRLEREPRPNVRVVQGDAFFVLEHCIPPESVSAFHLYFPDPWWKRRHHRRRVTTPRFASLLVRALRSGGTVHFATDVEETFRLGCTSFEATGRLERVSDRCPRPVVTAYERKALARGRPIFEATYRKKEA; this is encoded by the coding sequence ATGGGGGGCGTCACCTTCGCTGAGAACGAACTCTGGCACGCGGTCTTCGGGAACTCGAACCCGGTCGAGGTGGAGATCGGGCCCGAGCGCGGGACCTTCCTGCTGGCGGCGGCCGCGGCCCGTCCCGACCGCAACTACGTCGGGATCGAGCGATCGGCCTCTCGGGTCCGGAGAATCGAGAGCCGTCTCGAGCGCGAACCACGACCCAACGTGCGCGTCGTGCAGGGCGACGCCTTCTTCGTCCTCGAACACTGTATCCCACCCGAGTCGGTCTCGGCTTTCCACCTCTACTTCCCCGACCCGTGGTGGAAACGCCGACACCACCGGAGACGGGTCACGACGCCCCGCTTCGCGTCTCTTCTCGTCCGCGCGCTTCGGAGCGGGGGGACCGTCCACTTCGCGACCGACGTCGAGGAAACTTTCCGGCTCGGTTGCACGAGCTTCGAGGCCACCGGACGACTCGAGCGGGTCTCCGACCGCTGTCCCCGTCCCGTGGTGACGGCCTACGAACGAAAAGCCCTCGCCCGGGGCCGGCCGATTTTCGAGGCGACGTACCGGAAAAAAGAGGCGTGA